The following coding sequences are from one Primulina eburnea isolate SZY01 chromosome 15, ASM2296580v1, whole genome shotgun sequence window:
- the LOC140815584 gene encoding uncharacterized protein, with translation MPSGRREYVLYTDVSKLGLSAVLMQNDRVIAYASRQLKFHEKNYPTHDLDFAAVVFSLKANVVTDALSRKTAFIAQLTVQRPLQAEIELFELAVYARSEAPNLSTTTVQSTLRNRITEGQSFNEQLQKWRMRDELKGRKLCSDEYGIVRYRDRLWVPSGDSLREFVMKEAHNTP, from the exons ATGCCATCAGGGCGAAGAGAGTATGTTCTCTATACAGACGTTTCGAAGCTTGGTTTGAGTGCAGTCCTGATGCAGAATGATCGAGTGATAGCATATGCGTCTAGACAATTGAAgtttcatgagaagaattatccgactcatgacctcgaTTTTGCAGCAGTAGTATTTTCTCTAAAG GCTAATGTGGTCACGGACGCTTTGAGTAGAAAGACAGCTTTTATCGCTCAATTGACAGTTCAAAGACCATTGCAAGCAGAGATTGAGCTATTCGAGCTTGCAGTGTATGCTAGGAGCGAGGCTCCTAATCTTTCTACTACGACGGTACAGTCGACCCTGAGGAATAGAATCACTGAAGGTCAGTCTTTTAATGAGcaattacagaaatggagaatGAGAGATGAATTGAAGGGTCGGAAGCTGTGTTCGGATGAGTATGGCATAGTTCGATATCGAGATCGACTTTGGGTTCCTAGTGGTGATTCATTGAGAGAATTTGTTATGAAAGAAGCTCATAATACTCCGTAA